GTCGCTTCATCATTCCCAATTTCTGGTGCTCGAAGAAACATAACACTTGCACCTTTGCTACCCGGTAGGAACAATGCAACAGTGAGGAACCAGGCAGATAGTACTGTAGGATCTAAACCGGCTCGTGAATCTGGTAGTTATGATTCAAAGCTGGTTGAAATGATAGAAACTGCGATAGTGGACAAAAGCCCTTCAGTTAAATGGGAAGATGTTGGTGAGAACTAATAGTTCCCTTCGTTTTGTCCAATTTAATTTATCTAGTTTTTTATTCTCAGTAGACATTAATAAATCTTAATCTAATTTGTAGCCGGTCTTGAGAAGGCAAAGCAATCTCTTCTGGAAATGGTTATAATCCCAACACAAAGGCCAGATCTTTTCCCTGGTGGGACTATCCGCCGACCACCAAAAGGTAATATTTCGGAGGTTATGTTCTCCTGCTAAGTTTGTCTACTGACCCATATCTTGTTGATTAATTGTTTCTATATTTGGTTTCCAGGTCTTCTTCTCTTTGGTCCACCTGGTAATGGGAAGACCATGCTTGCTAAAGCTGTTGCATCAGAGTCCGCAGCTACATTTTTTAATATTTCTGCATCTTCTCTAACATCGAAGTGGGTGTGTGTCTACTCCAAACTCTTCTCTATTAACCTTTAATAGTGAGAACTGGTGTCTTCTTATTTACTTTAGTACGTAACCAGCAAGTGATATAAGTTCAGTTTTGCTGGAACAGGTTGGAGAAGCTGAAAAGCTTGTTCGCACTCTTTTCGAGGTTGCGATTGCAAGGCAGCCTTCTGTAATCTTCATGGATGAGGTATGTCGCTCAATGTGTAAAATCTTTTGAAGTCCCGCGTCTTTGTCCTTAGATATACTCCATATATCGTATTGTTTGCTTATTCGTGAAAACATAATCATCTATTCAGCAGTGATGTAAATCTGCATTCCTGGAAACTTTTAAACATCTCTTGCATCTACCAGTTCTTACTTTCACCATACATCATTGATCTTTTTTGATTTTGTTGTGCTACAGATTGATAGCATTATGTCAACAAGATTGGCTAATGAGAATGATGCAAGTAGAAGGTTAAAGTCGGAATTCTTAATCCAGTTTGATGGAGTGACCTCAAATTCTAATGATCTTGTGATCGTAATTGGTAAGCTAGGCTGTCTACTTGATACTTTTCACTACTAGTGTAGTAATCATACTGCTGTTTACGGCTTACTCTCTTTGAAGTCATGCTCAGTTAAGGGCTCAGAAATGGGGCCTTAACCGCATTTTATCTGGAGGAAATGTTCAATTATTATTCAAAACTCAAAAGTGAGGGTTTAAAATGCATAATGCTTTCTTTTCCATGATTTTAACACTACAATCAATTTCAACATATCGCTCTCCTTGAGCGTCTCTCCCACCAAGAAGTTGTTCAGAATCCTCTTATAATGACATCTATCTTGACATATTTGGTCAGGACTTGGGGTTTTGAAATATTCTTAGGGTTTGAGTTTGACTACACCATGAAGGTTGGGAGCAAGCATTCTTTTTCTAGGATGCAAATGAACACCATTcatatgcttccatttcttacttTCGTTCATAGCCAGAAAAGCATTATCTCTTCATTTCAGATTCTGGTAATCAGATTTAACAAATTAGAAATCCATCTAAGGTGTCTTTATGTTTTTGCAGGTGCAACTAATAAGCCACAAGAATTAGACGATGCTGTTCTTCGCAGACTGGTTAGGATGCAACTATTATATTTATCTTGCATGAAGACTAAATGAGCCATTTGGCAGTCATGTCACAGAAGACATTACTGTTCAGTAGTTAATTACTGATTATTGCCACAACTCACAAACAAGTCACCATTTTACATTACAAGTAATATATGATATGATAACTGTAGTTTCATCTCCAATTTTGAATAGGTGAAGCGTATTTATGTACCTCTACCAGATGAAAGTGTGAGGAGGATGCTTTTCAAAAATAAACTTAAAGGTccagcattttcaataccaggTAAGATCGTTCACACGTCACTACGATACTACTTGAAGAGGCAACTCATTTTATTTGCAACTACTGAACAGCAAATTGCACTCACTTATAAACATAACCGAATGCAACTTTTGTGGTTTACCATCAAACCTGTCCTTCTATACAACATATACTAGGAGAAGCTAAACTACCTTCAATTCTGAATATAGCTTTGTCTCTGCAACTTTCCTTCTTATTTGGCTGGCTCTTATTCTTTCTACAGGAGGAGATCTGGAAAGACTTGTAAAAGAGACAGAAGGTAAGCATCAGCTACTTCCAAGACATCAACCATACCATTTCTTCAGATTCAGGACTCTTATCCTGTAATTCCCATGCACAGGTTATTCCGGAAGCGATTTGCAAGCCTTGTGCGAAGAAGCTGCTATGATGCCAATTAGGGAACTTGGATCAAAAATTCGGACCGTGAAGCCCAATCAGGTAACTATTTGAACTTTATCTGGGTGTTTTATTTTGTTCGACTGCAAGCATCTAAAGACTAGCCAGTAGTTTTTCCTGACAATGTTAAGCTGCTGCATTTATTCTACATTTCAGATAGCATGGTATCCTTTCTGCATCTAGAAACTTAAGATTGACCGTGATGTCATAATGTACTGAAGGAAACTAGATCGCGTTAGCGTTAGAATTAAGATAGGTTCTCCTTGGACACCTTCATCTACTTCAGAATCCCTTTATCTTCTACCTTTTCTGACTGTATGTGTGTGGAACTCACTCTCTTTCCCTTCAATAAAAATGGGTAGACTTGTAGAATACAAACAAGCAATTTGCAAGTGATGTTTGCTGATAATGTGTTTATTCTACTGTTGTTATAGATACGCCCGCTTAGATATGGAGATTTTAAGAAAGCAATGTCTGTGATTAGACCAAGCTTACAGAAAAGCAAGTGGGAAGAACTTGAAAAGTGGAACCAGGAATTCGGCTCCAATTGAAGGGCTAATTTATGAAAAGAAAAAACGAATCATGATTTGGATTGTAACTCTGCCGCAAGGCTG
The nucleotide sequence above comes from Papaver somniferum cultivar HN1 chromosome 8, ASM357369v1, whole genome shotgun sequence. Encoded proteins:
- the LOC113306898 gene encoding spastin-like: MNLFKDLFGSIGEILTSLKETDDHQNPQNQSIEKHPAMENISPSIPGSNERIAYKLKSYFELGQEVIAKAVKAEEWGLIDDAITHYKNANRILLEAKDTRPPSYISSCEQEKVKTYYQKISTWQGQVSERLQVLSRRTASSTPSTSKTFVSRPKATVASSFPISGARRNITLAPLLPGRNNATVRNQADSTVGSKPARESGSYDSKLVEMIETAIVDKSPSVKWEDVAGLEKAKQSLLEMVIIPTQRPDLFPGGTIRRPPKGLLLFGPPGNGKTMLAKAVASESAATFFNISASSLTSKWVGEAEKLVRTLFEVAIARQPSVIFMDEIDSIMSTRLANENDASRRLKSEFLIQFDGVTSNSNDLVIVIGATNKPQELDDAVLRRLVKRIYVPLPDESVRRMLFKNKLKGPAFSIPGGDLERLVKETEGYSGSDLQALCEEAAMMPIRELGSKIRTVKPNQIRPLRYGDFKKAMSVIRPSLQKSKWEELEKWNQEFGSN